A segment of the Cohnella algarum genome:
CAACAAAAGGATCTTCACGGATCTAGGTCTATCTGTTCCCCGAACGTGGCGTTCGTTGCTGGAAACCGCAGAAACGTTGAAACGGAATGGTTATGTTCCATTTTACTTTACCTTAAAAGTCCGGTGATTTAGGTCAGTTGTAACCGTCTCTTCGGCATAAAAAAAGAGGAAAACAACCCAACCAGCGCCGAAATGAGCAGGTCCGACACTGCCTCCATCATCACGGATTTCGGTTTTGGACATGCCAAAACACCGGTTTGTGGTCGCTTTTTCTTAAACCGGCACAGTCTTTTCAGATTTTGAACGATGGCCGTGAGCACCGCCTGCTCTTGCATGCAGTCCAATCCACGGCTCCGTGCGCGGCCCAGGCCATGCGCGACTTTGCTTTCGGCAAACACATGCTCGCACCGCGTCCGCAACTTTTGCAGATGACGGTAAGAACCCATAAGCTGAATTCGTTTGGCTTTGTTTCGAATTTGGATTTCCCGGATTTTGGCCAGCCGTTTGCGTTGTTTCTCCGGATCGTTCGTTTGACGTTTCCAAGCAGGTACATCTTCCAGTGTCAGGTTGCGAAGCGAAACCAGGGGAACAATCCCTTGCTCGAACAACGCTTGCAGATAATCTGTCGTACCGTAGGCTTTATCGGCAGAAAGCGTCCGAATCCGGATTTGCGGATGGGCAAAACGGATCGCGAAGAGCTGCCGCAAGCTCGTTTCACGCTCAGCCGTTCCGGACGCGATGCTCGCTTGCGTAGACAGAATGACGCCGGATTTGATATCCGTCACATCATGCACCAAATACCGCAAATGCGCTTCCTGACCGTTGCTCTTTTTGTACAAGCGGGCATCCGGATCCGTTACGCTGCGGTGGGTCTTGTTCGAGAACGTTTTGCCATGAAAATCTTCATGCGTCGCTTCGTCTTCCAGCAGCCGCTCTTTTTGCGCGGGCGGTGCGGGCGGCTGTCGGTCATCATCGGAATCATGGGCGACACCACCGGTCTCTTCATCTTGCCGGGCCATGCGAGCCAAATAGTCTTCAATCGACTCCACCGGGGCCAGGGTGATTTCTTTCAAGCTGTGAATGGATGCGTTGGCCCGTACCTGGGTGCCGTCGACGCCGACATGCACATCGGGTTGGACCAGTCCCGCGGCGATGCACTGATCGACGACATGTTTCATCAGCTTCTCAAAAACACCGTGCGTTCGCCACAATTTCCGGGTCTTCACCAAGGTCGTCCGATCCGGCAGGGACGGCCGCGATGAGTCCGGGCGCACGACGGATTCGAAATCCAGTCCGCAAAACCACAAATAGCCCGCATGCATGGGCAACAGTTGATACAATTCCCGTTCGGAATGGTTGAACAAATACGAAAGCAGCATCAGTCGAACCATCCGCTCCGGGTCAGCCGCCGGGCGGCCGGTACGTTCCGTATATAGAGGCGCCACCCAATCATGAACGATGGAAAAATCAAGCGCTTCGTTCAGTTGGCGCAGGATGTGCTTTTTCGGCACGAGTTCATCCATATCCACGAATTGGAACATCTGAGGCTGGATAGCCGATGACTTGCGGGCTTTCATACCTAATCACTCTTTCGATAGTCGTGTTACGATATTAATTCGACAAAACCGTGATAAAAGCCTGCTTACGCGGACTTTATCACCGGACTTTTAAAAGAACCATGGACAACGTTGGTGCCGTTTAACGGACTGGCTTCCAACTTGCAGAGCGGAAGCTTCCTGCAGAGACGGCGATCAAGCTTGACGACATTCGTTAAGGAGTATGGCGAAATTGCCGAGAAGCAGTTTCAACTGCTTAGCTACGCAAATCCTGATCGTAACGAGAAGACATATCGCCAAGGCAACGAGGCATTCGCCCAAGAACAATCGGCGATGTATGTGCAAGGCATATGGGCCATTCCCGAGATCAAGAAGTACAATTCCTCACTAGAGCTTGGCGTGTTTCCGTTTCCGTCTTCGGATGACCCATCGAGAAATCATCTCGTATCCGGCGTCGACACGGTCTTGACGATTTCCTCCACTACTTCCCATCCGGAGGAAGCAGACCGGTTCATCGCATATTTGACGGAAGAATCCATCATTCGTCGATACATAGCCGACCAAGGGGTATTCCCGGCATTCCGGAATATTGACGTATCCAATCCCGACTTATCGGGCGTAATGCCCGACTTTAGGAATGGCCGCATGGTGGACTATGCCGATCACTTCTTCCCGAGTTCGATGGATTTGGAAACTATTGTTCAGCAGTATCTCTTCACCGGAAATACGGATCATTACCTGAAGCAGCTCGACCAGGCTTGGGAGAATGCACAGCGCGGGTAATGCGATCGTCGGAGGGACGTGACGCACAAATGAACGGACTATGGACAAGCGGGGTCATTGCCCGAATTACCAGGAAGTTGTCCTATAAAATTATGCTTTTTGTTTCCGCCGTCATTCTTCTCGTCGTTGCCATTCTTACCCAAATTTTCTACGAGCGGACGACGACATGGATGAAAACAACCTATATCGCGAACAGCAAAAAAGATTTGACCCACTTGGGAAAGAGCTTGGATGACTATGTTTCCCAGGTCGACGCCGTTTCGTTGACGTTCCGGAGAGACGAAAACTTCATGACTTCGCTCTTGATCGGAGAAGGCAAGGATCTGTCCAGCCGTACGGCGATCGAGGGTCAGCTTCGGAATCTGTATTTCTCCTCGCGAAAGGAATACGATTCGATATCTTTTTATATTCCGGCAACGAAAGAGGTTTTTGCTATTTCCAAAAACGGTCCCCGGGTGAATTTGACGAACGGCAGTTACGTAGGAGCCCGAGAATCGGAGCCGTGGTATTTGACTGCTGCGTCCGCTCCCAATTACCGAAGTATCGAACCGCCCGCAGCGGATGGCCAATTCTTTACTTTCCACCGCGCGCTGATCCATTTCTCAAGCCGAAAACCGCTCGGACTCGTGTCCATTACGCTGAATGACAAGAAGCGAGAGGAAATGCTTCAAGACCTCGTTTCCGATGAAGGCGAGATGATCGGCATCTTTGATCGCGACGGGCGGCGTTACTACGCGAACGAACCGTTTTTGTCCAGGCACGCCGCCGACATTCTGGGTCGGTTGGCGAAGGACGGCGACAAGGAGCTTATATGGTCGGACGGTCTCGACTCGTATTTAGCTGTCGAGGCGGTATCGGATGAAGGAAGTTGGCGTTTCGTGAAGTTGATCTCGATCAAGCAACTGAACAACCGCGCGGACGAAGCGAGAAATCTCGTACTTTTAGTCGGAGTATTCTTAATCCTTTTCTTTATTCCCATCGTGATGTACTTATCCAGCTTGATTACAAGAAAAATCGGAGTATTGGCAAAGCAAATGGAAAAAGTCGGAGAGGGTAACTTCGATACGTATGTAGAGATTCAAGGCAATGACGAAATTTCATACCTGTCTAAGAAGTTCAACTCGATGGTGAAACGGATCGACGAATTGATCATGGAAGAGTACAAGGCCAAGTTAAACGAGAAAAATGCACGGATGAAAGCGCTCGAAGCGCAAATCAACCCGCATTTCCTATATAACGCGCTGCAGGTGATCTCGACGCAGGCGATGATGCTGCAAGCTGAAGAAATCGAGAAGGTCGTCAACTCGCTTGCCAAAACCCTACGGTATGCGATCAAGGAAGGGGATATGGTTACGTTAGGGAGAGAGCTGGAACATGTAGAGCATTACGTTTATTTGCAAAAGGCCCGATTCGGTCATCGGCTGTCCGCATCGATCGAAGTCGATCCGTCTTGCCTGGAAACGAGAGTGCCGAAATTATCGATTCAGCCACTGGTGGAAAACGTCATTAAGCACGTGCTCGAAAAGATGAACGAGCCGGTCGCGATTGTCGTAAGAGGATGCTCGGATGAAAATGGCGTCCGGTTAACCGTATCGGACAACGGACCCGGCATTACCCCGGAAAGGTTAAGTCAAATCCACATGCTCCTGAATAACGGACAATGGCTAGCAAACGTACAGGAAAATATCGGACTTAAAAGTATAAAGGAGCGGCTGCAGCTGCTCATGGGAGACCGCGCGACCCTTGCAGTCATCGGCTTAAATCCCGGGACGGAAATTCGGTTGTTTATCCCGAACCAATAGTTCTCGATTTTACCCTTGACTTTCTTTTGATGTTCCATATGATCCAATCATCCCTCCCGATATAATGACGTCAAGAACCTCACACTCTTGAATGGGCGGGATGCAGCATGGGTCGGTTATTTGTTCGCCGCCTGACTTTATGGCGGGAAAAAGGCATGAATTCGCCATTCGGTGTGGCGGAGCCAAACCGAATAAACAGCCGACAATAGCCTAATCCCTTCTGTACAATGACGGTGGATTAGGCTATTGTCGATTAAAAAGGAAAATGCTCCCGAACCTTTGGCGAGGATCCCCGGGAGCATTCACTTCATCATGTCAAAAATACTTTATTTCGGCCTTTCTTGCAAGGCTTATTTACGCACATTCGGAAATCAATCTCCTGACGTCCAGCTCTGCTGTGAAAACTGCGGTCGGCTTCTCCATAAACACGGTCGTTATTGGCGAGGAATTGTGACGAAGCATGAGGTCATCCAGATCCCGATCTACCGTCGATATTGTCCTACCTGTAGAATAACAATCTCCCTCCTGCCGGAGTTCCTGATTCCATGGGCCCGGTATGCGACTTGGGTGCGAGAAGCGGCATTAAAGCGCAAGCACAAGGGATTCTCTTGGCGGCAGACGACAGAAAGCACAACAACTCCTGCCGTGCGTTATAGCCGCCGTACGTTGAAACGCTGGTGGGCAAGACATCTGCGCCGCGCAGCGGATGCAGCACTATGGGTTGCTGGGAAACTCGTAGCCCAGGGGGACGACACGGATATGCTCCACCTTTACCCCACCATGATGAACCCAACGCCAATGGATACATTGGATTGGCTGGACAAACTGTTACCCCGATTCATCCCCGCTGGCGCATCCAGACGGGGCTATTGGACGTTTCTAAATGCGAGGTTACCTGTAGCATCACGCTTATAAATCCCTTCAGCATCCACCGCCAAGGAGCAAGGCAAACGAAAATCGCCTCCAAAATTGCTTTAAAAATCGCCTGGACGGCAAGTTGCCCTCCTGATCCCACAAAATATGCGCCCTCCCTGGCTTCTAGCGTCTATGCGATACTCTCATAGACCACAGGGAGAGGAGATTTAGCATGGATGAGCAAGCAAGGCAGCAAGAAGCCAACTTCCGTTATGGCTTAATTGCATCACTGGTTAGCCGCAAATTGGATCCCGGAGAACAGATGGCGTTGATGCGCGAAATTGTAAGCCATGAGTATGAAACGTCGTCGGGACAGCGAAGGAGAATTAGTCTACGAACGCTTGAGCGATATTTAAAAGCGTATCGCGAAGGCGGATGGGAGGCGCTGTTGCCCTCCGTCCGAGCAGACAAACTCACGACCAGGGAAATCCCCGAGGATGTGCTTGCCAAAGCGATTGCCTTAAAGCAGGAGCAACCCGGCCGAAGCGTCAGGCAGATTATTGCGATTCTGGAACTGGCGGCATTCGTGGCCCCCGGCACCCTGAAAGAAAGCACGCTTAGCAAGCAGCTTCGCCGCCGCGGCGCCACGCGCAAAGCGTTACTGAATACGGGGTGGAGCCACTTTCGCCGGTTTGAAGCCACGCACCGAAATAGCATGTGGCAAGGCGATGTGCAGCATACCCTTTACCTTCCGCATCCGGACAAGCCCGGCAAGAAGGTCATGGCCTATCTGGTTATTTTCATTGACGATTACTCTCGCTTCGTTGTGCATGGCCAGTTCTATTTCGAGGAACGTGTGGCCCGGCTGGAGGATTGCCTGAAGAAGGCGATTTTAAAGAACGGAGTGCCGGAAATGATCTATGTCGATAACGGCGCCATCTATTCTTCACACCATTTTGAGCGGATTTGCGGGCGACTGGGGGCAGAGCTTAAGCATACTCGCCCCGGACGTCCTATGGGACGCGGGAAGCAAGAAAAGTTCTTCCGATTTGTCGACCAGAGCTTTGTGCCGGAGGCATACGACCTGATTGAACAAGGGAAGATCCAGACGCTTAACGATTTGAATCGATTCTTCTCGGCGTGGCTTGAGATTGCTTACCACCAGAAAGTCCACAACAGCTTTAAGCAGCGCCCAGTCGACCGATACCAAAAAGACGACCACCCGATTCGCATGTTGCCGCCGCATGAACTCATAGAAGTATTCTTGCTGGAGGAATCCCGCAAAGTGGACAAAACGGGATGCATCTCGCTGCTGGGCACGATATTCGAGGTCCAGACAGAGCTTGCCGGCTCGAAGATTCAGGTGCGATTCGATCCGCACGACCTGTCCGT
Coding sequences within it:
- a CDS encoding sensor histidine kinase, with translation MNGLWTSGVIARITRKLSYKIMLFVSAVILLVVAILTQIFYERTTTWMKTTYIANSKKDLTHLGKSLDDYVSQVDAVSLTFRRDENFMTSLLIGEGKDLSSRTAIEGQLRNLYFSSRKEYDSISFYIPATKEVFAISKNGPRVNLTNGSYVGARESEPWYLTAASAPNYRSIEPPAADGQFFTFHRALIHFSSRKPLGLVSITLNDKKREEMLQDLVSDEGEMIGIFDRDGRRYYANEPFLSRHAADILGRLAKDGDKELIWSDGLDSYLAVEAVSDEGSWRFVKLISIKQLNNRADEARNLVLLVGVFLILFFIPIVMYLSSLITRKIGVLAKQMEKVGEGNFDTYVEIQGNDEISYLSKKFNSMVKRIDELIMEEYKAKLNEKNARMKALEAQINPHFLYNALQVISTQAMMLQAEEIEKVVNSLAKTLRYAIKEGDMVTLGRELEHVEHYVYLQKARFGHRLSASIEVDPSCLETRVPKLSIQPLVENVIKHVLEKMNEPVAIVVRGCSDENGVRLTVSDNGPGITPERLSQIHMLLNNGQWLANVQENIGLKSIKERLQLLMGDRATLAVIGLNPGTEIRLFIPNQ
- a CDS encoding ABC transporter substrate-binding protein — encoded protein: MTTFVKEYGEIAEKQFQLLSYANPDRNEKTYRQGNEAFAQEQSAMYVQGIWAIPEIKKYNSSLELGVFPFPSSDDPSRNHLVSGVDTVLTISSTTSHPEEADRFIAYLTEESIIRRYIADQGVFPAFRNIDVSNPDLSGVMPDFRNGRMVDYADHFFPSSMDLETIVQQYLFTGNTDHYLKQLDQAWENAQRG
- a CDS encoding transposase; translation: MKARKSSAIQPQMFQFVDMDELVPKKHILRQLNEALDFSIVHDWVAPLYTERTGRPAADPERMVRLMLLSYLFNHSERELYQLLPMHAGYLWFCGLDFESVVRPDSSRPSLPDRTTLVKTRKLWRTHGVFEKLMKHVVDQCIAAGLVQPDVHVGVDGTQVRANASIHSLKEITLAPVESIEDYLARMARQDEETGGVAHDSDDDRQPPAPPAQKERLLEDEATHEDFHGKTFSNKTHRSVTDPDARLYKKSNGQEAHLRYLVHDVTDIKSGVILSTQASIASGTAERETSLRQLFAIRFAHPQIRIRTLSADKAYGTTDYLQALFEQGIVPLVSLRNLTLEDVPAWKRQTNDPEKQRKRLAKIREIQIRNKAKRIQLMGSYRHLQKLRTRCEHVFAESKVAHGLGRARSRGLDCMQEQAVLTAIVQNLKRLCRFKKKRPQTGVLACPKPKSVMMEAVSDLLISALVGLFSSFFMPKRRLQLT
- a CDS encoding DDE-type integrase/transposase/recombinase, with the translated sequence MDEQARQQEANFRYGLIASLVSRKLDPGEQMALMREIVSHEYETSSGQRRRISLRTLERYLKAYREGGWEALLPSVRADKLTTREIPEDVLAKAIALKQEQPGRSVRQIIAILELAAFVAPGTLKESTLSKQLRRRGATRKALLNTGWSHFRRFEATHRNSMWQGDVQHTLYLPHPDKPGKKVMAYLVIFIDDYSRFVVHGQFYFEERVARLEDCLKKAILKNGVPEMIYVDNGAIYSSHHFERICGRLGAELKHTRPGRPMGRGKQEKFFRFVDQSFVPEAYDLIEQGKIQTLNDLNRFFSAWLEIAYHQKVHNSFKQRPVDRYQKDDHPIRMLPPHELIEVFLLEESRKVDKTGCISLLGTIFEVQTELAGSKIQVRFDPHDLSVIQVWKDGQRYEDAKPMKLRDPKNRPKQDEPKAVMQPPKTGLNYVELLVEEQKRQTREAQGAALSRAMKEVKRS
- a CDS encoding DUF6431 domain-containing protein, with product MSKILYFGLSCKAYLRTFGNQSPDVQLCCENCGRLLHKHGRYWRGIVTKHEVIQIPIYRRYCPTCRITISLLPEFLIPWARYATWVREAALKRKHKGFSWRQTTESTTTPAVRYSRRTLKRWWARHLRRAADAALWVAGKLVAQGDDTDMLHLYPTMMNPTPMDTLDWLDKLLPRFIPAGASRRGYWTFLNARLPVASRL